A window of the Lysinibacillus irui genome harbors these coding sequences:
- a CDS encoding thymidylate synthase, which yields MTHPEMAYLNLLQHILEHGTKKEDRTGTGTYSVFGYQMRFDLSKGFPLLTTKRVPFKLVASELLWFIKGDTNIRYLLQHNNHIWDEWAFKKWVESDDYTGPDMTDFGRRCLVDESFNVLYQKELASFCERVLTDDDFAQQYGDLGNVYGKQWRHWTTSNGESIDQLQDVIDQIKHNPDSRRIIVNAWNPEDVINAGAKGSKAALPPCHVMFQFYVADGKLSCQLMQRSLDTLLGCPFNIASYALLTHLIAHECGLEVGEFIHSIGDAHIYANHVEQVKEQLSREPRDLPTLHINPNKTSIFDIELEDLSIEGYDPHPTIKAPIAV from the coding sequence ATGACGCATCCAGAAATGGCGTACTTAAATTTACTACAACATATATTAGAACATGGCACGAAAAAAGAGGATCGTACAGGGACAGGTACATACAGTGTCTTTGGTTACCAAATGCGCTTCGATTTAAGCAAAGGCTTTCCACTATTAACAACAAAGCGTGTGCCTTTTAAGCTTGTAGCGAGTGAATTGCTATGGTTCATAAAAGGGGATACAAATATTCGTTATCTATTACAGCATAATAATCACATCTGGGATGAATGGGCATTTAAAAAATGGGTAGAATCAGACGATTATACTGGCCCTGATATGACGGATTTTGGTCGCCGTTGTTTAGTGGACGAATCGTTTAATGTCCTCTATCAAAAAGAGCTTGCCTCATTTTGTGAGCGTGTTTTAACAGACGATGATTTTGCACAACAGTACGGAGATCTTGGCAATGTTTATGGCAAACAATGGCGTCATTGGACAACCTCTAATGGAGAAAGCATTGACCAGTTACAGGATGTCATTGATCAAATTAAGCATAATCCTGACTCACGTCGTATCATTGTCAATGCATGGAATCCAGAGGATGTCATTAATGCGGGTGCAAAGGGCAGTAAAGCGGCATTACCGCCATGTCATGTCATGTTCCAGTTTTATGTAGCTGATGGTAAATTAAGCTGTCAGTTAATGCAGAGAAGCTTAGATACATTATTAGGCTGTCCTTTCAATATTGCTTCTTACGCCTTATTAACTCATTTGATTGCCCATGAATGTGGACTCGAGGTTGGTGAATTTATTCATAGCATTGGGGATGCTCATATCTATGCAAACCATGTGGAGCAAGTTAAGGAACAGCTTTCACGTGAGCCAAGAGACCTACCAACATTACACATCAATCCGAATAAAACATCGATTTTTGATATTGAGCTTGAGGATTTATCTATTGAAGGATATGATCCGCATCCTACGATTAAAGCTCCTATTGCCGTATAA
- a CDS encoding thymidylate synthase — protein sequence MNVIFIDSFSGEELLHMVSQDVAGILAAAQGESVTFPVGHFKYEFHNLDFYEDNGQIRQELVIYVKKI from the coding sequence ATGAACGTAATTTTTATCGATTCATTTTCAGGGGAAGAATTATTACATATGGTCTCACAGGATGTAGCGGGTATTTTGGCAGCTGCTCAGGGAGAAAGTGTGACATTTCCAGTAGGTCACTTTAAATATGAATTTCACAATTTAGATTTTTATGAGGACAATGGACAAATCCGTCAAGAATTAGTGATTTATGTGAAAAAAATATAA
- a CDS encoding Rrf2 family transcriptional regulator has translation MVNSRFSVAIHILSLIATTSDKSLLTSDFIAGSVNTNPVVVRRMIGVLKKAGLLSSRSGMAGYELLVEPKDLTLLAIYQAMDGPKQLFAIHDEPNPACAVGRKIQHTLEGVYTSVWQAMEEQLQAQTLQDVLDQLRI, from the coding sequence ATGGTGAACAGTCGATTTTCGGTGGCGATCCATATACTTTCGCTCATTGCCACAACATCTGATAAAAGCCTATTAACGTCCGATTTTATTGCTGGCAGTGTGAATACAAATCCGGTTGTGGTGAGACGTATGATTGGTGTCCTAAAAAAAGCGGGCTTACTTTCATCACGATCTGGGATGGCCGGCTACGAGCTATTAGTTGAGCCAAAGGATTTAACATTGTTAGCCATTTATCAAGCAATGGATGGGCCAAAGCAGCTTTTTGCGATTCATGATGAGCCTAATCCAGCGTGTGCAGTGGGACGTAAAATCCAACATACATTGGAAGGGGTTTATACATCTGTTTGGCAGGCAATGGAGGAGCAATTACAAGCACAGACGCTTCAGGACGTGCTAGATCAACTTCGTATTTAG
- a CDS encoding NAD(P)-dependent oxidoreductase, producing the protein MKIAVIGATGKAGQKIVEEALQRGHEVTAIVRSAAKVTASIPVIEKEVFELTQEDVKGFDVVVNAFGAPAGQEELHVKAGRHLIAIFNGIDTKLFVVGGAGSLFVDPEKKVRVMDTPDFPEMFLATAQNQGQNLVDLQQSSIHWTFLSPSAFFDPEGPRTGHYTAGIDHLLVNDAGNSYVSYADYAVAVLDELEQPQHENSRFTVTSNK; encoded by the coding sequence ATGAAAATAGCAGTGATTGGTGCAACAGGGAAAGCAGGACAAAAAATAGTAGAGGAAGCGTTACAACGTGGTCATGAAGTAACAGCCATCGTTCGTTCGGCAGCAAAGGTAACAGCCTCTATTCCAGTGATTGAAAAAGAGGTTTTTGAATTAACGCAAGAAGATGTGAAGGGCTTTGATGTGGTGGTAAATGCATTTGGTGCACCAGCAGGTCAAGAGGAGTTACATGTAAAAGCAGGTCGTCATTTGATTGCAATTTTCAACGGAATTGACACAAAATTATTTGTCGTAGGTGGGGCAGGCAGTCTATTTGTGGACCCAGAGAAAAAAGTGCGTGTTATGGATACACCTGATTTCCCAGAGATGTTTTTGGCAACAGCCCAAAATCAAGGTCAAAACCTAGTGGATTTACAACAATCCTCTATTCATTGGACATTTTTAAGTCCTTCCGCATTTTTTGATCCAGAAGGCCCGCGTACAGGACACTACACAGCAGGTATTGACCACTTATTAGTAAATGACGCTGGTAACAGCTATGTAAGCTATGCCGATTATGCGGTGGCTGTATTGGATGAGCTAGAACAACCTCAACATGAAAACAGCCGTTTTACTGTGACATCAAATAAATAA
- the aspA gene encoding aspartate ammonia-lyase, translating into MSTQRIEKDFLGERVLPAEAYYGIQTLRATENFPITGYTIHSSLIKAMGIVKKAAALSNMEVHLLSKEIGEAIVEAAQEVIDGKWDAEFIVDPIQGGAGTSINMNANEVIANRALEILGKEKGDYHTVSPNSHVNMSQSTNDAFPTAIHIAVLNLIDELLETMDYMQSVFHQKAEQFAHVIKMGRTHLQDAVPIRLGQEFEAYCRVINRDIVRIRQTRPNLYDVNMGATAVGTGLNAFPDYIKSVDEHLAEISGLPLKGATHLVDATQNTDAYTEVSGALKICMINMSKIANDLRLMASGPRAGLGEILLPARQPGSSIMPGKVNPVMPEVLNQVAFQVIGNDHTISLASEAGQLELNVMEPVLVFNLIQSISIMNNVFRAFTENCLKDIEANEERMKEYVEKSVGVLTAVNPHIGYEVAARLAREAILTGRSIRELCIEEGVLTKEQLDLILDPYEMTHPGIAGSSIMKLK; encoded by the coding sequence ATGTCAACACAACGAATAGAAAAAGATTTTTTAGGTGAGCGCGTATTACCAGCAGAAGCGTATTATGGAATTCAAACACTGCGTGCTACGGAAAACTTCCCAATTACAGGCTACACAATTCACTCTTCACTAATTAAAGCAATGGGGATAGTGAAAAAAGCAGCTGCATTAAGTAATATGGAAGTACACCTATTATCAAAAGAAATTGGTGAGGCAATTGTCGAAGCTGCACAAGAAGTGATCGATGGCAAATGGGATGCAGAATTTATTGTAGACCCAATCCAAGGTGGCGCAGGTACATCCATCAATATGAATGCCAATGAAGTGATCGCGAACCGTGCCCTAGAAATTTTAGGGAAAGAAAAAGGGGACTATCACACAGTAAGTCCAAATAGTCATGTTAATATGTCACAATCAACAAACGATGCTTTCCCAACAGCGATCCATATCGCTGTGTTAAATTTAATAGATGAATTACTTGAAACGATGGATTATATGCAATCTGTCTTCCATCAAAAAGCGGAGCAATTTGCTCATGTTATTAAAATGGGCCGAACGCATTTACAAGATGCAGTGCCAATCCGTTTAGGACAAGAGTTTGAGGCTTATTGCCGTGTGATTAATCGTGATATCGTACGCATTCGTCAAACACGTCCAAATCTTTATGATGTGAACATGGGTGCAACGGCTGTAGGAACAGGCTTAAATGCTTTCCCAGATTACATTAAATCTGTTGATGAGCATCTTGCTGAAATTTCTGGTTTACCATTAAAAGGTGCGACACATTTAGTGGATGCAACACAAAATACAGATGCCTACACAGAAGTATCTGGTGCTTTAAAAATCTGTATGATTAATATGTCTAAAATCGCTAATGACTTACGTTTAATGGCTTCTGGTCCACGTGCAGGCTTAGGGGAAATCCTATTACCAGCTCGTCAACCAGGTTCTTCTATCATGCCAGGTAAAGTTAACCCTGTTATGCCAGAGGTACTGAACCAAGTTGCTTTCCAAGTAATTGGCAACGACCATACAATTTCTCTAGCTTCTGAAGCTGGACAATTAGAATTAAACGTAATGGAGCCTGTATTAGTATTCAACCTAATCCAATCGATTAGCATTATGAATAATGTTTTCCGTGCGTTTACGGAAAATTGCTTAAAAGATATTGAAGCAAATGAAGAGCGTATGAAAGAATATGTAGAGAAAAGTGTAGGGGTATTAACTGCTGTTAACCCTCATATCGGCTATGAAGTAGCTGCTCGCTTAGCGCGTGAAGCTATTCTGACAGGTCGTTCAATTCGTGAGCTTTGTATCGAAGAAGGCGTCTTAACAAAAGAGCAATTAGATTTAATCTTAGATCCATATGAAATGACACACCCAGGGATCGCTGGTTCTAGTATTATGAAATTAAAATAA
- a CDS encoding methyl-accepting chemotaxis protein, protein MSLRKKSLLGFSVLNVLMIAILFIDLANVTSLEWLSTILTIVGITITLSYTAYVHYKVIQPIKQLTEAAQGITAGHLDNVNIEVRDNSEISQLAQSFLEMKEQLQTMSQKIAHSSSDLSASIEELSASTNEITLAVEEVDQQMEKTSEGLKQAAESAYSSANAMQETVAGIERITVATQDVFDHAKDANDIAGNGAKILHVAKEQMQFISASTEKTSGLMQQLSSKMTDIKAMTDMITAITDQTNLLALNAAIEAARAGEHGKGFAVVAEEVRQLAEQSKHSATQIVDLVVGIESDTKQVASAVEDDLKNVQQGVYVIDEATTSFGTISQHVREMTGQLEDISTTAEQLASSANEVASSVTTIADDMGKLSNYTEVVLHSMDEQTASMQVVNHVTQDLTVQADNLQKLTNRFDYEKERF, encoded by the coding sequence ATGAGTTTACGAAAAAAGAGTTTACTTGGCTTTTCTGTTTTAAATGTCTTAATGATTGCTATTTTATTTATTGATTTAGCCAATGTAACGTCATTAGAATGGCTTTCTACCATTTTAACCATCGTAGGAATCACGATTACACTATCTTACACGGCGTATGTGCACTACAAAGTTATTCAGCCAATTAAACAGTTAACCGAGGCTGCACAAGGGATTACTGCAGGCCATTTAGATAATGTGAACATTGAGGTTCGAGACAATAGTGAAATTTCTCAGCTAGCACAATCCTTTTTAGAAATGAAGGAACAATTACAAACAATGTCACAAAAAATTGCACACAGCTCATCTGATTTATCAGCAAGCATTGAGGAGTTATCAGCAAGTACGAATGAAATTACTCTTGCTGTAGAAGAAGTAGATCAACAAATGGAAAAAACGTCTGAGGGCTTAAAACAGGCTGCCGAGTCGGCTTATTCTAGCGCAAATGCGATGCAGGAAACGGTCGCTGGAATCGAACGAATTACCGTTGCTACACAGGATGTTTTTGATCATGCGAAGGATGCCAATGATATTGCAGGAAATGGTGCAAAGATTTTACATGTTGCGAAGGAGCAAATGCAATTTATTTCCGCTTCAACTGAAAAAACAAGTGGTCTTATGCAACAATTATCAAGTAAAATGACAGATATAAAAGCGATGACTGATATGATTACGGCTATTACAGATCAAACAAATCTATTAGCATTAAATGCAGCCATTGAAGCTGCTCGTGCTGGGGAGCATGGAAAAGGCTTTGCGGTCGTGGCTGAGGAAGTGCGTCAGTTAGCTGAGCAATCAAAGCATTCTGCTACGCAAATTGTGGACTTAGTCGTGGGGATTGAAAGTGATACAAAACAAGTTGCGTCAGCAGTGGAAGATGATTTAAAAAATGTCCAACAGGGTGTTTATGTCATTGATGAAGCAACAACATCTTTTGGAACGATTTCACAGCATGTTCGCGAAATGACAGGTCAGCTTGAGGACATTTCAACGACAGCTGAACAGCTTGCTAGTAGCGCGAATGAAGTGGCATCCTCTGTCACAACGATTGCAGATGACATGGGCAAGCTATCTAATTACACAGAAGTTGTTTTACATTCAATGGATGAACAAACTGCCTCCATGCAAGTAGTCAATCATGTTACACAGGATTTAACCGTGCAAGCTGATAATTTACAGAAGCTAACCAATCGATTTGATTATGAAAAAGAGCGTTTTTAG
- the ureA gene encoding urease subunit gamma, whose protein sequence is MKLSPVEQEKLLLHVAGELALKRKARGLKLNYPEAVALISSFIMEGARDGKTVAQLMSEAKHVLTAEDVMEGVGDMISDVQVECTFPDGTKLVTVHRPIQ, encoded by the coding sequence TTGAAGCTATCACCAGTTGAACAAGAAAAATTACTCCTCCATGTGGCAGGAGAACTTGCGCTGAAAAGAAAAGCTCGTGGCTTAAAGCTAAATTATCCGGAAGCTGTGGCACTGATTAGTAGTTTTATTATGGAAGGTGCTCGAGACGGCAAAACGGTAGCGCAGCTGATGAGTGAGGCTAAGCATGTACTCACAGCTGAAGATGTAATGGAAGGTGTCGGGGACATGATTTCAGATGTGCAGGTTGAGTGTACATTCCCAGATGGGACGAAGCTTGTTACGGTTCACCGTCCAATTCAATAA
- a CDS encoding urease subunit beta produces the protein MIPGEIRPKNGVIEINVGRATKKVLVANTGDRPIQVGSHFHFIEVNRFLEFNRQDAIGMHLNIPSGTAVRFEPGEEKEVELVEFGGKQHVFGLNRLTEGSTHHKEEILDKAIEGGFKGAEEK, from the coding sequence ATGATTCCTGGAGAAATCCGACCGAAAAACGGTGTCATTGAAATCAATGTGGGTAGAGCGACGAAAAAGGTATTGGTAGCCAATACAGGTGACCGACCTATACAAGTAGGTTCCCATTTTCATTTTATCGAGGTTAATAGATTTCTAGAGTTTAATCGGCAAGATGCTATTGGTATGCATCTCAATATTCCATCAGGGACAGCGGTGCGCTTTGAACCTGGTGAGGAAAAAGAGGTGGAGCTTGTCGAGTTTGGTGGCAAACAGCATGTCTTTGGTTTAAATAGGCTAACAGAGGGCTCTACCCACCATAAGGAAGAAATTTTAGATAAGGCAATTGAAGGTGGCTTTAAAGGAGCGGAAGAAAAATGA
- the ureC gene encoding urease subunit alpha: MKVTHEAYAKMFGPTVGDKVRLADTDLWIEIEKDYTSYGDEGVFGGGKSLRVSMGQNGKNTRDEGVLDTVITNVIIIDYTGIVKADIGIKDGRIIGIGKAGNPNSMDGVDQDMIIGVGTEVYAGEGLIATAGAIDTHIHFISPDQVETALLAGTTTFIGGGTGPAAGSKATSLTAGEWHLHRMLQAVEGFPINVGLLGKGSASEPAPIIEQVRAGAIGLKIHEDWGATPAALDQSLSVADDYDIQVALHSDTLNEAGFVEDTINAIDGRVIHIFHTEGAGGGHAPDQLVMASLPNILPASTNPTKPFTTNTIDEHLDMLMVCHHLKHDVPEDVAFADSRIRPETIAAEDIMQDLGILSIMSSDSQAMGRVGEVTLRTFQTADKMKKQRGPLPQDEGKDHDNYRVKRYMAKLNINPAIAHGISHEVGSLEEGKLADIVLWEPAFFGVKAEVVIKAGIAVYGITGDPNASIPTPQPMKGRQTFGFYGQGPQNCGMTFLPKIAVEEGLPEKLGLKRMIGTVSNCRNIRKADMKLNNATPQIDVNPETYEVKIDGELATCEPVDILPMAQRYFLF; the protein is encoded by the coding sequence ATGAAGGTAACACATGAAGCTTACGCGAAAATGTTTGGTCCCACTGTCGGAGATAAAGTTCGTTTAGCAGATACAGACCTGTGGATTGAAATTGAGAAGGATTATACATCCTACGGGGACGAAGGGGTCTTCGGTGGTGGTAAATCATTACGTGTCTCGATGGGGCAAAATGGTAAAAATACACGTGATGAAGGTGTGCTTGATACCGTCATTACTAATGTCATCATTATAGATTATACAGGGATTGTCAAAGCAGATATCGGTATAAAGGATGGACGTATTATTGGTATTGGGAAAGCTGGTAATCCGAACAGCATGGACGGAGTCGATCAGGACATGATTATCGGCGTTGGTACAGAGGTTTATGCAGGTGAAGGGCTAATTGCTACGGCAGGAGCCATTGATACACATATCCATTTCATCAGCCCTGATCAGGTGGAGACGGCCCTACTAGCAGGGACAACAACTTTTATTGGTGGTGGAACAGGCCCAGCAGCTGGCTCGAAGGCGACGAGCTTAACAGCGGGTGAATGGCATTTGCATCGCATGTTGCAAGCAGTTGAGGGCTTCCCAATAAATGTTGGCTTACTTGGAAAGGGAAGTGCATCTGAGCCAGCACCCATCATAGAACAAGTCCGTGCAGGTGCGATTGGTTTGAAAATTCATGAGGACTGGGGCGCAACACCAGCAGCGCTAGATCAAAGTTTATCTGTTGCAGATGACTATGATATTCAGGTTGCTCTTCATTCGGATACATTGAATGAAGCGGGTTTTGTGGAAGATACAATTAATGCGATTGATGGGCGAGTCATTCATATTTTCCATACGGAGGGGGCAGGTGGAGGACATGCGCCAGACCAGCTTGTCATGGCATCATTACCCAATATTTTGCCAGCATCTACAAATCCAACAAAACCGTTTACAACGAACACTATAGATGAGCATTTAGATATGCTAATGGTCTGCCACCATTTAAAGCATGATGTACCAGAGGATGTGGCATTTGCGGATTCCCGCATTCGACCAGAAACGATTGCAGCGGAAGATATTATGCAAGATTTAGGGATTTTAAGTATTATGTCTTCGGACTCACAAGCGATGGGACGTGTTGGTGAGGTAACGCTACGAACGTTCCAAACAGCAGACAAAATGAAGAAGCAACGTGGTCCATTACCACAGGATGAAGGCAAGGATCATGATAATTATCGTGTTAAGCGCTATATGGCAAAGCTGAATATTAACCCGGCGATTGCCCACGGAATTAGCCATGAGGTAGGTTCGCTAGAGGAAGGGAAGCTAGCAGATATCGTCCTTTGGGAGCCAGCATTCTTTGGTGTTAAGGCAGAAGTAGTCATTAAGGCAGGGATTGCGGTCTATGGCATCACAGGTGATCCGAATGCGTCGATTCCTACGCCACAGCCAATGAAAGGACGTCAAACATTTGGCTTTTATGGTCAAGGTCCTCAAAATTGTGGCATGACATTTTTACCGAAAATCGCTGTGGAGGAAGGCCTACCTGAAAAATTAGGCTTAAAACGAATGATTGGTACGGTTTCGAATTGCCGAAATATTCGTAAAGCTGACATGAAGCTCAACAATGCAACACCACAGATTGATGTGAATCCAGAAACCTATGAAGTAAAAATTGATGGGGAACTAGCAACATGTGAGCCTGTGGATATATTACCAATGGCCCAACGATATTTCCTATTCTAA
- a CDS encoding urease accessory protein UreE, translated as MLIEKVIGNIANEEEHQQKTTEWIELEWEELSKRILRTTTDQGTDIALRLEGEEPLQYGDLLFEDAERRIAIRTKLEPVIVITPKDMYEMGKSAFELGNRHTPCLIENNEIIVRADHTINPLLDEIGVHYETTERRFKQPFKYRGHSH; from the coding sequence ATGTTAATTGAAAAAGTAATAGGCAATATTGCTAATGAAGAAGAACATCAACAGAAAACAACAGAATGGATTGAGCTAGAGTGGGAGGAATTAAGCAAACGAATTCTTCGTACGACAACGGATCAAGGTACAGATATTGCTTTGCGTTTAGAGGGAGAAGAACCATTACAATATGGCGACTTATTATTTGAGGATGCCGAACGTCGTATTGCAATTCGCACGAAGCTGGAGCCCGTTATCGTTATTACCCCAAAAGACATGTACGAAATGGGGAAATCAGCATTTGAATTAGGGAATCGCCATACACCTTGCTTAATTGAAAACAATGAAATCATCGTACGAGCAGATCATACGATTAATCCATTACTAGATGAAATAGGGGTGCATTATGAAACTACTGAAAGACGTTTCAAGCAGCCATTTAAATACCGTGGACACTCTCACTAA
- a CDS encoding urease accessory protein UreF, producing the protein MKLLKDVSSSHLNTVDTLTNLSLLHLLQIHDSAFPIGSYTHSYGMETYIQEDRIRTKEHLVEFCQVYLEQNLVYGDAILIQEAFHAAQARNVTRLIELDELCGAMKLAKESRDASVNVGKQFMRTVAPLMDSPFLLQWKDHIDQEVVKGHYAVLYGIYCEALGVNVFHAVMTFMYATISGLVQNAVRAVPFGQNTGVQALHKLLASVEEAAKTVKTLTLDDLANNALGIELASMKHEFLFSRLFIS; encoded by the coding sequence ATGAAACTACTGAAAGACGTTTCAAGCAGCCATTTAAATACCGTGGACACTCTCACTAATTTATCCTTATTGCATTTATTGCAAATCCATGATTCTGCCTTTCCAATCGGTTCCTATACCCACTCTTATGGTATGGAAACGTATATTCAAGAGGATCGCATTCGCACGAAGGAACATTTAGTTGAATTTTGTCAGGTGTATCTAGAGCAAAATTTAGTGTATGGGGATGCCATCCTTATTCAGGAGGCGTTCCATGCAGCACAAGCCCGAAATGTTACACGCCTTATTGAACTGGATGAACTGTGTGGCGCTATGAAGCTAGCGAAGGAGTCAAGAGATGCTAGTGTCAATGTAGGGAAGCAATTTATGCGAACAGTAGCCCCACTTATGGATAGCCCTTTTTTATTGCAATGGAAGGATCACATTGATCAGGAAGTCGTGAAAGGTCATTATGCAGTTTTATATGGGATTTATTGTGAAGCACTAGGTGTTAACGTTTTTCATGCTGTCATGACCTTTATGTATGCAACAATTAGTGGCCTCGTTCAAAATGCCGTACGAGCAGTGCCGTTCGGTCAAAACACAGGTGTCCAAGCCCTACATAAGCTCCTTGCCTCGGTGGAGGAAGCTGCCAAAACGGTGAAGACGTTAACGCTAGATGACCTTGCCAATAATGCGCTAGGTATAGAACTAGCCTCCATGAAGCATGAGTTTTTATTTTCGAGATTATTTATTTCATAG
- the ureG gene encoding urease accessory protein UreG produces the protein MKPIRIGIGGPVGSGKTSLVDQLTRVMHEHYNVAVITNDIYTREDAQYLITNGVLAEERIIGVETGGCPHTAIREDASMNFAAIDDLNKRFADLDIIFIESGGDNLSATFSPELVHGYIYVIDVAEGQDIPRKGGPALTRSDLLLINKTSLAPHVGVDLELMDQDVKKMRGGRPYIFADVRSQTNVDKVVEWIQHHMLLEGAEAVEENA, from the coding sequence ATGAAACCAATACGCATTGGTATCGGAGGGCCTGTTGGGTCAGGCAAAACATCTTTAGTCGATCAATTAACACGTGTGATGCATGAGCACTACAATGTGGCAGTAATCACGAATGATATTTATACAAGAGAAGATGCCCAATATTTAATCACAAACGGTGTTTTAGCCGAAGAGCGAATTATTGGGGTGGAAACAGGTGGCTGTCCACATACAGCCATTCGTGAGGATGCATCGATGAATTTTGCCGCGATTGATGATTTGAATAAACGCTTTGCCGATTTAGATATTATTTTTATCGAAAGCGGTGGCGATAATTTATCGGCTACATTTAGTCCAGAGCTTGTTCATGGCTATATTTATGTCATTGATGTAGCAGAAGGACAGGATATTCCGCGCAAAGGTGGCCCAGCGTTAACACGTTCTGATTTATTACTAATCAATAAAACGTCATTGGCCCCTCATGTTGGTGTTGATTTAGAGCTGATGGATCAGGACGTGAAAAAAATGCGTGGTGGACGACCATATATTTTTGCAGATGTTCGCTCACAAACAAATGTTGATAAGGTGGTTGAATGGATTCAGCACCATATGCTCCTTGAAGGTGCCGAAGCAGTTGAAGAAAATGCTTAA
- a CDS encoding urease accessory protein UreD: MLNQGRVNHFGKLEMAFEPRRGFTRLVHVYQQPPLKASRELYEGNHPTATVFIMESSGGMVAGDRNEISVKLAPDSQVRLKQQSALKIYPSHTGEFCTQAITVELDERARLEWLPEVTIPFERAKFQVDTTIHLKESSTLIWGEIVAPGREMRGEIFDYQAFQSKYKLYVEDSLIAFDSFHFKPQDMNFSTIGLLEKALYIGSLWIVAPQVQHLNIRDLQDRIQLEPSVQASVTKLTDQAIHCRWLAKEQRTLHKEINNMFEYISTLL, translated from the coding sequence ATGCTTAATCAAGGAAGGGTCAATCATTTCGGTAAGTTGGAGATGGCTTTTGAGCCTAGACGGGGTTTTACACGGCTTGTTCATGTGTATCAGCAGCCGCCATTAAAGGCAAGTCGAGAGCTGTATGAGGGCAATCATCCAACTGCCACCGTTTTTATTATGGAGTCCTCTGGTGGTATGGTCGCGGGAGACCGCAATGAAATTTCAGTAAAGCTTGCGCCAGACAGTCAGGTAAGGTTAAAGCAACAATCAGCATTAAAAATTTACCCTTCCCACACTGGCGAGTTTTGTACACAAGCCATCACAGTGGAACTCGATGAACGAGCGCGATTAGAATGGCTTCCTGAAGTGACCATTCCATTTGAACGAGCCAAATTTCAGGTAGATACAACGATTCATCTGAAAGAGAGCTCAACATTGATTTGGGGGGAGATTGTCGCCCCTGGAAGAGAAATGCGAGGAGAAATTTTTGATTATCAAGCATTCCAATCTAAGTACAAGCTCTATGTAGAGGATTCATTGATTGCTTTTGATTCCTTTCATTTCAAGCCACAGGACATGAATTTTTCAACGATTGGCTTGCTTGAAAAGGCGCTCTATATCGGCTCCTTATGGATTGTGGCGCCACAGGTTCAACATCTCAATATACGAGATTTACAGGATCGAATTCAATTGGAACCGTCCGTTCAGGCAAGTGTGACAAAACTAACCGATCAGGCCATTCATTGTAGATGGCTCGCCAAAGAGCAACGAACACTTCACAAAGAAATCAACAATATGTTTGAGTACATCTCAACATTGCTGTAA